A single genomic interval of Deferribacter autotrophicus harbors:
- the hemH gene encoding ferrochelatase: protein MDLLYVMYMGGPDSLEGIEEFLYNLFSDKDIIDFKIGKLQNFVAKIIAKRRSKKVMPDYIKMGGSSPQIKHLQNLLQKVKEKYETHYQRELCTEVGMCYYKPFIEETVKTLQNEKFEKIFVMTMYPQYSYTTSGACFKRFYSAINVIPPTGNFKIIPYWYKNEKYNKCIEKRIKYAANELKKDLRDCYILFSAHSLPEYTLKKGDVYARQIHEQIDIILKNLEIKGYELAFQSRTGPIKWLGPETKDVIEKLSEKGIDNVIVVPISFVSDHIETLIELDEQYIKNAKEKGINIVRTSSLNDSDDFAEAIISILEE from the coding sequence ATGGATTTACTTTATGTGATGTACATGGGAGGGCCTGATTCTTTAGAAGGTATTGAGGAGTTTCTTTATAATCTTTTTTCTGATAAGGATATAATAGATTTTAAAATTGGTAAACTGCAAAATTTTGTTGCGAAAATAATCGCAAAAAGAAGAAGTAAAAAAGTGATGCCTGATTATATCAAAATGGGGGGGAGTTCCCCCCAGATAAAACATCTGCAAAATTTACTTCAAAAAGTTAAAGAAAAATATGAGACACATTATCAACGAGAACTCTGTACCGAAGTGGGGATGTGCTATTATAAACCTTTTATTGAGGAAACAGTAAAAACTTTACAAAACGAAAAGTTTGAAAAAATTTTTGTAATGACAATGTATCCTCAATATTCTTATACAACAAGTGGAGCCTGTTTCAAACGTTTTTATTCTGCAATAAATGTTATACCGCCAACTGGAAATTTTAAAATAATTCCCTACTGGTATAAGAATGAAAAATATAATAAGTGTATTGAAAAAAGAATCAAATATGCTGCAAATGAGCTTAAAAAGGATTTAAGAGATTGTTATATTCTTTTTTCTGCCCACTCTTTGCCTGAATATACCCTGAAAAAAGGGGATGTATATGCCAGACAAATTCATGAACAGATAGATATAATTTTAAAAAATTTAGAAATTAAAGGGTATGAGCTTGCATTTCAAAGCAGGACTGGCCCAATAAAATGGTTAGGACCAGAAACAAAAGATGTGATTGAGAAACTTTCTGAGAAAGGAATTGATAATGTGATTGTTGTGCCAATCTCTTTTGTATCAGACCATATTGAAACTTTGATTGAACTTGATGAGCAGTATATAAAAAATGCAAAAGAAAAAGGTATAAATATAGTTAGAACCAGTAGTTTAAATGATTCTGATGACTTTGCTGAAGCTATTATAAGTATATTGGAGGAGTGA
- the copZ gene encoding copper chaperone CopZ, which produces MAKIVIGVEGMSCHHCKMAVEKELKSLDGVLNAIVSLEAKNVEVEYDDEKVTIEQLKEAIEEAGYEPK; this is translated from the coding sequence ATGGCAAAAATTGTAATCGGTGTTGAAGGAATGAGTTGTCATCATTGTAAGATGGCTGTGGAAAAAGAACTGAAATCCCTTGATGGTGTGTTAAATGCAATTGTTAGTCTTGAGGCTAAGAATGTAGAAGTAGAATATGATGATGAAAAAGTGACTATTGAACAACTGAAAGAGGCAATCGAAGAAGCAGGTTACGAACCAAAATAG
- a CDS encoding HDOD domain-containing protein: MSRELLEKLETIEDLPTMPQTAKKVLDILNKPDFSFAELVSVISKDMNITASILRLANSALYSPRNEIKNLTQALSFLGANNIKNLVVALSTKALFENFKASLLIHKVWEHSVAVAIYARIISLKTNNKVSEETFLIGMLHDIGVIIMNQYIDNYEIMISEIYGSNESLYEKEKELFGLTHSEVGAKLAEIWNLPDIYSDSILHHHNYTESAHKDYCMFIDYADNIISRKGINVVSFFDEDKIEEIEKLLNIDEETELEIENIFEDIYESEKELFALK, translated from the coding sequence ATGAGTAGAGAGTTGTTGGAAAAGTTAGAGACAATTGAAGATTTGCCAACAATGCCACAAACTGCAAAAAAAGTTTTGGATATTTTAAATAAACCGGATTTTTCTTTTGCAGAGTTAGTATCGGTAATATCAAAAGATATGAATATTACAGCTTCTATTTTGCGCCTTGCAAATTCTGCTCTTTATTCTCCACGGAATGAAATTAAAAATTTAACTCAAGCCCTTAGTTTTTTAGGTGCTAATAATATAAAAAATTTAGTAGTAGCATTATCCACAAAAGCTTTATTTGAAAACTTTAAAGCAAGTTTACTTATTCACAAGGTGTGGGAGCATTCTGTGGCTGTAGCCATTTATGCCAGGATTATATCGTTAAAAACGAATAATAAAGTGAGTGAAGAGACTTTTCTGATAGGGATGTTGCATGATATTGGGGTAATTATAATGAACCAATATATTGATAATTATGAGATAATGATAAGTGAAATTTATGGTAGCAATGAATCATTGTATGAAAAAGAGAAAGAGCTTTTTGGTCTTACCCATTCTGAAGTAGGTGCAAAGTTGGCTGAAATATGGAATCTGCCAGATATTTATTCAGATTCCATACTACATCATCATAATTATACAGAATCTGCACATAAAGATTACTGCATGTTTATAGATTATGCTGATAATATAATTAGCAGGAAAGGGATAAATGTTGTAAGCTTTTTTGATGAAGATAAAATAGAGGAAATTGAAAAGTTATTAAATATAGATGAAGAAACAGAGCTGGAAATAGAAAATATTTTTGAAGATATCTATGAAAGTGAAAAGGAGTTATTTGCTTTAAAATGA
- a CDS encoding enoyl-CoA hydratase/isomerase family protein, with the protein MERFKIEKKETVAYIIMDNGENKQDLEFASQFLQALEEVEKDVNVKALIITSSDEKNWSQGVHVEWIQKEFFSKNYNSVKQFLYTMNDVFKKIIFYPIPTIAEITGHAFGNGALLSCCCDFRFMRNDRGFFCFPEVDVKIPFLPSMIAFAKKAIPYQKFQEIVFTGNRYTAKELEEMGVIHKATDNLEQLKGLTFEFAKSFNKARGIYAELKRRMFVDIEMAFEKDKEVIEPLHIFVP; encoded by the coding sequence ATGGAAAGATTTAAAATAGAAAAAAAAGAGACTGTTGCATATATAATTATGGACAATGGTGAAAATAAACAAGACTTAGAATTTGCATCTCAGTTTTTACAGGCATTGGAAGAGGTTGAAAAAGATGTAAATGTAAAAGCTTTAATAATAACCTCAAGTGATGAAAAAAACTGGTCTCAAGGGGTTCATGTGGAATGGATACAAAAAGAATTTTTTTCTAAAAATTACAATTCTGTGAAACAATTTTTATATACGATGAATGATGTATTCAAAAAAATAATTTTCTATCCAATCCCCACCATCGCCGAAATTACAGGTCATGCTTTTGGAAACGGTGCACTCCTTTCATGTTGCTGTGATTTTAGATTTATGAGAAATGATAGAGGATTTTTCTGTTTTCCAGAAGTAGATGTAAAAATTCCTTTTCTACCTTCTATGATTGCTTTTGCTAAAAAAGCCATTCCATACCAAAAATTTCAAGAGATAGTTTTTACAGGAAATAGATACACTGCAAAAGAGCTTGAAGAAATGGGTGTTATTCATAAAGCTACTGATAACTTGGAGCAGTTAAAGGGTTTAACTTTTGAATTTGCAAAATCTTTTAATAAAGCAAGAGGTATTTACGCCGAATTAAAAAGAAGAATGTTTGTGGATATAGAAATGGCCTTTGAAAAGGATAAAGAAGTTATAGAGCCTTTACATATTTTTGTCCCATAA
- a CDS encoding heavy metal translocating P-type ATPase: MKEVTLPVSGMTCAACASRIERKLSKTEGVISANVNLSMERAKVEFDPQKLNIADVIKVIEDTGYSVPTSEVELDIIGMTCAACANRIEKKLKKTEGIVDAVINLATEKGKVKFISTIVDESQIIDVIRGIGYDAKIRKDSLESFSKEKEIISKRKMLIISALFSFPLLIGMFVHFLKIESLSFLINPYLQLLLASVVQFYPGMQFYKGAYLSLKDKSANMDVLVALGTSAAYIFSFVNVFRGGDLYFETSAILITLILFGKYLEAVAKGRTSEAIKKLMELKPASARVVRDGKEIEVSVDDVRVGEIVIVKPGEKIPLDGEVVEGASFVDESMMTGESVPVEKKVGDEVIGATINKNGYLKVKVTKTGKDTFLSQIIKIVEEAQSSKAPIQRFADVVSAYFVPTVIGIAIITFLLWYFWLDAGNFTRALINFTAVMVIACPCALGLATPTSIMVGTGKGAQLGILFKGGEYLETAHKVNAIVFDKTGTLTKGEFEVTDIVCAEGVDEEYLLMMAASAEKMSEHPLAQAIVRKAESSNVQFKNTTHFEVLSGLGVAAEIDGKKIVIGNEKLMQVTGVDCSVLKSVKEELDSEGKTTFYVAENEKLLGIVSVADSVKEYARETIEKLHKIGISVYMLTGDNKITAKAIAKKLKIENVFAEVLPNEKADKVNEIKSAGKIVAMVGDGINDAPALATADVGIAMGTGTDVAIEAADITLVADDLRKIVAALMLSRATMRNIKQNLFWALIYNIIGIPVAAAGFLSPIIAGAAMAFSSVSVVTNALRLKKWEFKF, translated from the coding sequence ATGAAAGAGGTTACTTTACCTGTTTCAGGTATGACATGTGCAGCATGTGCAAGTAGAATTGAAAGAAAATTAAGCAAAACTGAAGGAGTTATTTCTGCAAATGTTAATTTGAGCATGGAAAGGGCAAAAGTGGAATTTGACCCCCAGAAATTAAATATAGCTGACGTTATTAAAGTCATTGAGGATACAGGTTACAGTGTGCCGACGTCAGAAGTAGAGCTTGATATAATTGGTATGACATGCGCAGCATGTGCAAACAGAATTGAGAAGAAGCTTAAAAAGACAGAGGGAATTGTTGATGCGGTAATCAACCTTGCTACAGAGAAAGGTAAAGTAAAATTTATAAGCACAATTGTAGATGAATCTCAGATAATTGATGTCATTAGAGGGATTGGCTATGATGCAAAGATAAGAAAAGATTCTTTAGAATCATTTTCCAAAGAAAAAGAGATTATCTCAAAAAGAAAAATGCTCATTATTTCAGCACTTTTTTCTTTCCCTCTTCTTATTGGAATGTTTGTTCATTTTTTGAAAATAGAAAGTCTATCATTTTTGATTAATCCTTATTTGCAGTTATTGCTTGCATCAGTTGTGCAATTTTATCCAGGGATGCAGTTTTATAAAGGTGCATATCTAAGTCTCAAGGATAAATCAGCAAATATGGATGTGCTTGTTGCACTGGGTACGAGTGCAGCTTATATTTTCAGTTTCGTCAATGTATTTAGAGGTGGTGATCTCTATTTTGAAACTTCTGCTATTTTGATAACATTGATTCTTTTTGGGAAATATCTTGAAGCTGTGGCAAAGGGGCGTACTTCTGAAGCTATTAAAAAGCTGATGGAGTTGAAACCTGCCAGTGCAAGGGTAGTGAGAGATGGTAAGGAGATTGAGGTCTCTGTGGATGACGTAAGGGTTGGGGAAATAGTGATTGTTAAACCGGGTGAAAAGATACCTCTTGATGGTGAAGTGGTTGAAGGTGCATCCTTTGTGGATGAATCTATGATGACCGGTGAAAGTGTGCCTGTAGAGAAGAAGGTTGGGGATGAGGTAATTGGTGCTACGATCAACAAGAATGGTTATTTGAAAGTTAAAGTGACTAAAACTGGTAAGGATACATTTTTGTCGCAGATAATAAAAATTGTTGAAGAGGCACAGTCTTCGAAGGCTCCTATTCAGAGATTCGCAGACGTTGTTTCAGCATATTTTGTACCAACTGTTATTGGTATAGCTATTATTACATTTCTTTTGTGGTATTTTTGGTTAGATGCAGGGAATTTTACGAGAGCACTTATTAATTTTACTGCTGTGATGGTTATTGCATGTCCATGTGCACTTGGACTTGCTACCCCTACATCCATTATGGTGGGCACGGGTAAAGGGGCTCAATTGGGTATCCTGTTTAAAGGTGGTGAGTATCTTGAAACAGCTCACAAGGTAAACGCTATTGTTTTTGATAAAACAGGGACACTTACAAAGGGCGAGTTTGAGGTGACAGACATTGTGTGCGCTGAAGGGGTGGATGAAGAATACCTTCTTATGATGGCAGCTTCTGCAGAGAAAATGAGTGAGCACCCCCTTGCTCAGGCAATCGTTAGGAAAGCTGAGAGTAGTAATGTACAGTTTAAAAATACTACCCATTTTGAAGTGCTCAGTGGTTTGGGTGTTGCTGCAGAGATTGATGGCAAAAAAATAGTGATAGGTAATGAGAAATTAATGCAGGTTACAGGTGTGGATTGTTCTGTGCTTAAAAGTGTAAAAGAAGAACTTGACAGTGAAGGGAAAACCACTTTTTACGTAGCTGAAAATGAGAAGCTTCTGGGAATTGTATCTGTAGCAGATAGTGTAAAGGAGTATGCAAGGGAGACAATTGAAAAGCTTCATAAAATAGGTATTTCCGTTTATATGCTTACTGGGGATAATAAGATTACTGCAAAGGCAATAGCAAAGAAACTTAAAATTGAGAATGTGTTTGCCGAGGTTCTTCCTAATGAGAAAGCGGATAAAGTAAATGAGATTAAAAGTGCTGGTAAGATTGTTGCAATGGTAGGGGATGGGATAAATGATGCTCCTGCACTTGCCACAGCAGATGTAGGTATTGCCATGGGTACTGGCACTGATGTGGCAATAGAGGCCGCTGATATCACTCTTGTGGCTGATGACTTGAGAAAAATTGTGGCTGCGCTGATGCTGAGCAGGGCTACCATGAGAAATATCAAGCAGAATTTATTTTGGGCATTGATTTACAATATTATTGGTATTCCAGTGGCTGCTGCGGGTTTTTTAAGTCCTATAATTGCTGGAGCTGCAATGGCCTTTAGTTCAGTTTCTGTAGTAACTAATGCTTTGCGTTTGAAAAAATGGGAGTTTAAGTTTTAG
- a CDS encoding enoyl-CoA hydratase-related protein, with product MEFKFFKYEKDSAILKVFFNNDENMNALTWDFFKELPEIVNMAENDSSIAAVVFYSLGKHFSIGLDIFNFATNFPDLMNTDIKSKREKLYNLIKEMQIGMNLMENGKNIYIAAVNGYCIGGALDFIAACDLRFASKDAIFSLRETKLGIIADLGSLQRLPYIIGFGNTKYLAYTGMDIDATKAKDIQLLNEVFDSKEELLKKVFNIAKTIADNPKDAVSGSKKFINNLNKHIIERELDAIATHNSSFLDFLDVNNNLQKMLKNRG from the coding sequence ATGGAATTTAAATTTTTCAAATATGAAAAAGATAGTGCAATACTAAAAGTTTTTTTCAACAACGATGAAAATATGAATGCTCTCACATGGGATTTTTTCAAAGAATTGCCAGAAATTGTGAATATGGCAGAAAATGACTCTTCAATTGCTGCTGTTGTCTTTTACTCTTTAGGAAAACACTTTTCCATTGGACTTGATATCTTTAATTTTGCTACAAATTTTCCAGATTTAATGAATACTGACATTAAATCAAAACGAGAAAAACTATACAACTTAATCAAAGAAATGCAGATTGGCATGAATTTAATGGAAAATGGAAAGAATATATATATAGCTGCAGTAAATGGATACTGTATAGGGGGTGCCCTTGATTTTATTGCAGCCTGTGATCTGAGATTTGCTTCTAAGGATGCTATTTTTTCACTTCGTGAAACAAAGCTAGGGATTATTGCTGATTTAGGAAGTCTTCAGAGACTTCCCTATATCATTGGCTTTGGAAATACAAAATATCTTGCCTATACTGGTATGGATATAGATGCTACAAAAGCAAAAGATATACAGCTGTTAAATGAAGTATTTGATTCCAAAGAAGAACTGCTTAAGAAAGTTTTTAATATAGCAAAAACAATTGCAGATAATCCCAAAGATGCAGTTTCAGGCTCCAAAAAATTCATAAACAATCTTAATAAACATATAATCGAAAGAGAGCTTGACGCAATTGCAACTCACAATTCGTCATTTTTAGATTTTCTTGACGTAAACAATAACTTACAAAAAATGTTGAAGAACAGGGGGTAA
- a CDS encoding UbiA-like polyprenyltransferase produces MDKVLAFFRMIKIEHTIFALPFAFTGAIIAAKGLPSLDKIFWIAVAMFGARTGAMGFNRVADAEIDAKNPRTANREIPAGKIKKWEAILYIIIAFLIYEIATYKLNPLCFKLSPIPIVIFILYSYTKRFTFLCHIVLGVALGLAPMGAWVAITGNIDYRIIWLGVGVMFWVAGFDLIYAIQDIEFDREHNLFSIPRFLGVEKTIYLARFFHIIAFILFLWAKYLFDLGLVYLFGVVICGIFMIYEHKLIKPHDLSKLNMAFFNLNAYISLTIFVFTFLDIVVI; encoded by the coding sequence TTGGATAAGGTATTGGCTTTTTTTAGGATGATAAAAATAGAGCATACCATTTTTGCCCTGCCATTTGCTTTTACTGGAGCAATAATTGCTGCAAAGGGTTTACCATCTTTGGACAAGATATTTTGGATAGCTGTGGCAATGTTTGGAGCAAGAACTGGGGCAATGGGTTTCAACAGGGTGGCCGATGCAGAAATAGATGCAAAAAATCCACGAACTGCAAATAGAGAAATACCAGCTGGTAAAATAAAAAAATGGGAAGCGATTCTTTATATTATCATTGCCTTTTTAATCTATGAAATTGCAACATATAAATTGAACCCATTGTGTTTTAAGCTTTCCCCTATACCGATAGTTATTTTTATACTTTATTCTTATACAAAGCGTTTTACTTTTTTATGCCATATTGTTCTTGGGGTTGCCCTTGGTCTTGCTCCCATGGGAGCATGGGTAGCAATCACTGGTAATATTGATTACAGAATAATTTGGTTAGGGGTAGGGGTAATGTTCTGGGTGGCTGGTTTTGACCTTATTTATGCCATTCAGGATATAGAGTTTGATAGAGAACATAATCTTTTTTCAATACCGAGATTTTTAGGGGTTGAAAAAACAATTTATCTTGCAAGATTTTTCCATATTATTGCTTTTATTCTTTTTTTATGGGCAAAATATCTTTTTGATTTAGGCTTAGTGTATCTGTTTGGTGTGGTTATTTGTGGTATATTTATGATTTATGAACATAAATTGATAAAACCTCATGACCTTTCAAAACTTAATATGGCATTTTTTAATCTCAATGCATACATTAGTCTTACGATTTTTGTTTTTACATTTTTAGATATAGTGGTGATTTGA
- a CDS encoding UbiX family flavin prenyltransferase, with the protein MRRVFVGVTGASGSIYAGYFLKHLSKMDDIEIHLTITDDGLKNIIYENNGITTINDFLKHYDVETEKVVLHDYKNMAAPVSSGSFKVSDYIVIPASMGCVGRIAGGISSNLVERCADVALKERRRLIVVFREAPLNSIHLENLLKLSRNGAITIPASPAFYHNPETIEDLILFIIGKIFDIMNIDTDLFKRWS; encoded by the coding sequence ATGAGGAGAGTATTCGTTGGAGTAACTGGAGCAAGTGGCAGCATTTATGCAGGATATTTTTTAAAGCATCTTTCAAAAATGGATGATATTGAAATACACCTAACTATTACAGATGACGGATTAAAGAACATTATATATGAAAATAATGGTATTACTACTATAAATGATTTTTTAAAGCATTATGATGTTGAAACAGAAAAGGTGGTTTTACATGACTATAAAAATATGGCTGCGCCTGTTTCTAGTGGTTCGTTTAAAGTGAGTGATTATATTGTTATTCCTGCTTCTATGGGATGTGTTGGAAGAATTGCTGGGGGGATTAGTTCAAATTTAGTAGAAAGGTGTGCTGATGTCGCTTTAAAAGAAAGAAGACGGTTAATTGTGGTTTTTAGAGAAGCTCCGTTAAACAGTATTCATCTTGAAAATTTATTGAAACTATCAAGAAATGGGGCAATTACTATTCCTGCTTCGCCTGCCTTTTATCATAATCCTGAAACCATAGAAGATTTAATTCTCTTTATTATCGGTAAAATTTTTGATATAATGAATATTGACACGGATCTTTTTAAAAGGTGGTCCTAA
- the hemE gene encoding uroporphyrinogen decarboxylase codes for MFNDLILRALNGEKLERPPVWLMRQAGRYMAEYREVRSKVTFLELCKTPELACEVTLQPIRAFGMDAAILFSDILVPIEPMGVNLDFNPAPVISNPIRTKEDAENLRVVEPEKDLPFVIETVKLLVERLNVPLIGFSGAPFTLACYMVEGGGSKNFENVKSFMRNDEKGFEVLMEKLSVSTLKYLQAQVDNGCKIVQMFDTWAGVVSPYDYEKYIFPYVDYILKNLKGAKTIYFAKNGATFYKSLRKLNCDALGVDWTITLEDFSMLTEDKFVLQGNMDPTVLFANKDVIKEYALKIINEGRKIKGHIFNLGHGILPGTPVENVKFLVDVIKGEI; via the coding sequence ATGTTTAACGATTTGATTTTAAGAGCATTAAATGGTGAAAAGCTGGAGAGACCTCCGGTATGGTTGATGAGGCAGGCAGGTAGGTATATGGCAGAGTACAGAGAAGTACGAAGCAAGGTAACTTTCCTTGAGCTCTGCAAGACTCCTGAGCTTGCCTGTGAAGTTACTTTGCAGCCTATTAGAGCTTTTGGAATGGATGCGGCTATTCTTTTTTCTGATATTCTAGTCCCAATTGAGCCTATGGGGGTTAACCTTGATTTCAATCCTGCGCCTGTAATCTCAAATCCAATCAGGACAAAGGAAGATGCTGAAAACTTGAGAGTTGTAGAGCCAGAAAAGGATCTGCCTTTTGTAATTGAAACAGTTAAGTTATTAGTGGAAAGACTGAATGTTCCATTAATAGGTTTTTCTGGCGCACCTTTTACTCTTGCCTGTTACATGGTTGAAGGTGGTGGTTCTAAAAATTTTGAAAATGTCAAAAGTTTTATGAGAAATGACGAGAAAGGTTTTGAAGTTTTAATGGAAAAATTATCAGTTAGTACATTAAAATATCTTCAGGCTCAGGTAGATAATGGATGCAAGATTGTACAGATGTTTGATACATGGGCTGGTGTTGTGTCTCCTTATGATTATGAAAAATACATATTCCCTTATGTGGATTATATTTTGAAAAATTTGAAGGGAGCAAAAACAATATATTTTGCTAAAAATGGAGCTACATTTTATAAATCTCTTAGAAAGTTAAACTGTGATGCTCTTGGAGTGGATTGGACAATAACCCTTGAAGATTTTTCCATGCTTACTGAGGATAAATTTGTGTTACAGGGGAATATGGATCCAACTGTTCTTTTTGCAAATAAGGATGTTATCAAGGAGTATGCTTTGAAAATTATTAATGAGGGGCGTAAAATTAAGGGGCATATTTTCAACCTCGGGCATGGTATTTTACCAGGTACCCCTGTGGAAAATGTAAAATTCCTAGTGGATGTGATTAAAGGTGAGATTTGA